ACACCAATTCTGCGCGGCCCGGCATCTATGCTCATCGACCGGCGAGATCAATTGTTACTCATCTTGGCTATCATGGCTGCTTGGGTCTAAGCGCGGTCGATTACAAACTTACCGATCATGTTGCCGACCTTGAGGACGCGGCCGCCTATCAAATTGAACCTCCCTACGCCCTTGAAACCTGCGTTTTTCCTTTGCTTCGAGGCTTGCCGGTCGAGATCGATCCAGAATTGGCAACCGACCTCAATTTGGCAGGGAAATTCGTTTTTGGCGCATTTCTCAATATATTGAAGTTGTCTTCACGTTGTCTGGGTCTCTGGCGCCGCGTGCTGGATGCTGTGCCGGAATAGATACTGCTGTTTTCGCCACTTGATCCCGCTGACGAGGCGGCAATAAAACGAATCACTGCCGCTGCAGGAATTGATGCTGCGCAGATTGCTGTTCTCAAAGCGGGAAAAGGTGAAGCCTCATTACGGGCAAGATATCGCCTGGTTGACGCGGTAATGGACACTTTTCCCTATACGGGCGGTGACACTACGCTTGCCGCACTGGACATGGGTGTTCCCGTTGTGACTTTGGCAGGCCAGCGACAAAGCGAACGAATCAGCGCGAGTATCCTCACGCATTTGGGGTCACCGAAATGGTGACTGCGTCAGAGGAAATGTACTTCGTGACCGCAGTCAGGTTGGTGCGCGACGTCAATTTTATGACCGAAACACGGAAAAAAATTGATGCCGCAATCATGATTGCCGCTGCTGATGCCCATACGCATGCGCTCGAAAAGGCAATTGTAGAAATCGCCACACGCAAGCCCGTTGCTGCATCCATGCAGCTTACCGCCCGGCAGTTTTTCCACACCTTGCACGACGCGATGCGGCGCCTCTCCAAGGCGGGGGATGACAAGGAAAGGTTTGCAATTGCGGCGACCTTTGCCGAGTTGCGCAACGAACAGCCGGACTATCCGCCACTACTGCGCGCGCAGTGTGAGCTCGCACAGTCCCTGCAGGATCTACCGCTGGCCGCGGATTGTCTGGCGACACTTCTCGAAAAGTTTCCGGACGACATTGATGCCCGCCTGCAGCTTGCCACCTTTCTGGTCGATCAGGGAGCCGCCGCGGATGCCTTGAGGGTCCTCGACGACGCGTCGATGCTGCCCGGAACAAACGTCCAGGCCCTCAAATTGCGGGTGCGGGCGCATGGCCATTTGCGTCGTTGGGAAGTCGCCCGCCAATACAGTGAATTGGTTGTTGAATATGCGCCTGCCGATGTGCAGGCCCTGTTCTGGCATGGAATGGTTCTCTCGCATACCGGCGAAATTGACGCTGCGCTGGAGACGCTCAATCGAACCCTGATTCTTGCCCCGGATCATGCCGAGGCCGCATACCACGCAGGGGTGTTGCTCGCGGAGCTAGGCAATCATGCAGATGCGGAAAAAGTGTTCCGCCGGGCGCTCAAAATTGTCCCGACACCGGCAACACATTTTCGTCTACTGCATTGCATGAAATCACGGCAGCAGCCCAGCGACTGGTTAGCCGAAGCACGGCGATTTGTCAGCGCCTATCCTGACATAGAGTTTTCACGCCTGATAGAAAGCCGAATTGCCCGCCGACAAGGCGAGCTCGCGCGTGAGGCCGAAATCCTGCTTCCGCTCGCTGAGCAGGCCGCCGCGCTGGATGACGATGCATTGGTCTGCGAGCTTGTCGGCGAACTATTGTCAATCCTGCCGTACCACGACGTATCCCCGCGCCTGCTTCAGCGCCTCCATAGTCGTTACAACGCCGCTGCCCGTGTGATACATCCGCAGCTGGTAGCATTGAGAGCGCCCTCGGAGTTGGCAAGCGGCAAGCTGAAGATCGGCTATCTCGTTGATTTTTCCCTTCCTCTTGTGGAGGACTTGATTGTAAGCCTCGCGGTTCATGCAAATCGTACTCGACTCGTGATGACGGTTTACGCTGTGAGTCCGTTGAATTCTGTGCCTCAACTGCGGCTTGATTCAGTCGGAGTAGGTGTAGTGATACTTGCGGGGCTTGATGAACATCGCTCCGCTTGGAAAATCCGCGCTGACCATGTGGACATACTGGTTGACGCGTCCAGTTTCGGCCTCTATGCAAAACCCGGCCTGCGCTCATATCGACCGGCGCCGATTCAGATTGGCTTGCCTGGATTCGGCCAACCTGCGGGTATCGGTGACTTTGATTTTCTGATTTCAGACCGGACGATGACTCTTGCGATGGAAGCAGATTCCATTTTGCCCGCCCCCTTGTTCGTGGAGACGTGTGCACTGCCCGTCCTGCCGGGCATTCCTGATGCGACGCAGTTCACACGCGCCTTCCTTGGTATTGGCGATAACACAGCGATTTTTGGCGTGCTTGCGCCGGTTGAAATGATATCGTCACGCTGCGTTGGCTTGTGGAAAATCCTGGCGGAACGATTGCCCGATGCTGCGTTTCTGGTGAGCCCACTCGATTCGGATGATGTTGCGCCGATCAGGAACATTCTGATCGCTGCAGGAATTGATTCCGCGCGGATTTTATCTATCACTACACCGCACTCAAGCACGTTTGTGCCTGCACTTTCCGGGATTGTCGATGTCGTTCTTGACACCATTCCCGGGGGTGATTACTTCAGCGTCCGAACGTCCCTCATACTCGGAATCCCGATTGTCACCATGCCGGGTCGCATGCCGGAAGAGAGAGTCGGACTCACAATATTGAGCCACTTGGGTATGGCATCGCCTCTCGCGGCGAGCGGTCGCGATTACGTGGATACCGCATCGCGTTTGGCAGTTGACCCGGATGAACGCGCTGTACAGTCAAAGCGAATCAGAGCGAGTTGGATGGACGCGTCGCTGCCGGGCATGCCATTCTCAATGCAGGAATTCACACGGTGTTTTGAAACAGCCATCTTCGGTGCCTGGGAAAGGCACTCACAGTCTTGTCTCGAAACCAAAACATGACCGACGTGGCAACCACACTCGAACAAGCAGTGGCGCTCCTGCAAAACGGACGGGTCGAAGCGGGCCTCGGGCAATTGGCGAGCCTTGCGAGGTCGCGGCCGACCGACGCGGATGTATTCAGTTGGCTGGCCATAGCCAATGTACGTATCCGCAAATTCCAGGAAGCCCAGAGGGCGATTGAACGGGCAATCGAACTGAATCCCACCAATGCAGGCCTCTATCTGACGGCCGCGAATATCCAGCAGGATCTTGGCAATCTGCCGGCGGCTGTTGATTTGCTGCGTCAGGCGATACGGATACTTCCCACATTTGCGGAGGGACACAACAACCTCGGCATCATTCTCACTGATCTCGGTCGGATCGATGAGGCGATGCCGGCCTTTCATGAGGCAATTCGGCTGAAGCCTGGTTACGCTCGCGCATATGCAAATCTAGCTGCTGCCCAGTTGCGTTCATTACAGTTCGAGAACGCGCTTGCGTCGGCGAAACGGGCAGCCGAACTCAAGCCGGACTACGCCCACGCGCATCACCTTTCCGGAAATGCGCTGGCCATGGCAGGAGATGCGCTCGCTGCAGAGGCCGCACTCAGGACGGCATTGCGCCTCAAGCCGGACTTTGTCGAATCTTCGCTATTGCTTGCCAAGACGCTCATAAAACTAAAACGCCCCGAAGAGGCGGAAGTAGTGCTTCAGCAGGCGCTCTCATTTTCACCGCAACGCCATGAAATTTTTACGACACTCGGCGACATTGCGGCGGCGCGTGACGACCTCGCTGTCGCGACCAAGGCTTTTCAGCATGCCCTTGCACTCCGTCCCGACGATCTTTCGACGACCACGCGAGCCGCCTTGCTTTTGCCAAATGTATACACCAGCGAGTTGCACCTCGAAGCATGCCGGGATCGCATCATACAGGGCATCGCCGGTCTTTACGACAGGGCGGAAGCGCTATCGCAGTCGCTATTGCCAGAACGATTTGGCGACACACTTCCAAACAGTTTCTTGCTTGCCTATCAGGGGCGCAATGATCGGGACCTGCAGCGCGCATACGCCGATTTTGTTCGAAGAATCGCCGATCACGTCTTGCCACTGGAAGTACGGGCGCTTGCGAACGAAATTGCTCTTGATCGGCGCATTCGTGTGGGCTTTTGTAGCCGTTTTTTCTACCGAAGCACGGCCGGAAACTACTTTGCAAGCTGGATCACTGACCTGGATCGTAGTGTCTTTGAGGTGTTTCTGTACCACACGCACGTGATGGAAGATGACCTCACTGCACAGTTGCGCGCCGCGGCAGATCATTTCATTCAGAGCGAAGAAAGTTTCAACTTTTTCATGAAGCGAATCCGGGCCGATCAGTTGGACATCCTGGTCTATCCCGAACTCGGCATGGATCGGGTGGTGTTCCTGCTGGCGGCTCTCCGGCTTGCGCCGGTGCAGGTTTGTGGCTGGGGCCACCCGGTTACACCCGGCCATCGAACAATTGATTATTTCCTCTCATGCGCGGCCATGGAGCCCGAGGATGCCCAGGCGCACTATAACGAGCGTCTGCTCCTGCTGCCAGGTATTGGTACCCGCTATGAACTTCCGCGGTTATCACCAGAGGCTGCAAAGAAGACCCGCAGCGATTACCAGTTGCCCGGGGACCGGCATCTCTACTTGTTCCCGCAGTCGCTGTTCAAGGTGCATCCGGCGAACGATCGCTTGCTGGTGCAGGCAATGGCGAACGACGAGCAAGGCATATTGGTGATGTTTGCAGGACAGAATCAGCACATCACGCAGAAGTTCGTCACGCGGTTATCGATGGCGTTCACCGAACTGGGATTGGCGCCGCAGGGACGCGTCAAGATACTGCCCGCAGTGAATCACGATGACTACAAGCGCATCAACCAGCTCTGCGATGTCATGCTGGACACGCTTCACTGGTCCGGCGGCAATACCTCGCTTGATGCGCTGGCGATGGGCCTGCCGATTGTCACCTTGCCAGGAGAATTCATGCGGGGGCGGCAAACGATGGCGATGCTCAAGCTGCTCGGCGTGGAAGAGCTGATCGCCGCGTCGACCGAAGAATATTTGGCCATCGCACACAAGCTGGCGAAGGATCATTTGTACCGCGACGAGATTTCGCAAAGAATACTGAAACATCGAGATCGCCTGTTCAACGACCCGGTTCCGCCAAAAGTGTTCGGGCAACTTCTGGAAAAACTGGTGCGAGATCCCCATTCGCTGGATGTGGCAGGCAATACTATGGATAAAAATGGACAGTAAAGAGAAGATACTGGCGCGTGCCGAAGCGCTCGTGAGCTCCCGCCCGGTGGAAGCGGCGCAGACGTACGCACAAGTACTGGCGCTCGATCCGTCAAACCTGACCGCACACAACGCGCTTGAAAAGATGGGCGCTGTGGAACGCTACGGTCGCTGGATGCATGTCAATTGCGTGATCGATCCGCACGACGACATCTTCCGTTTTTTTGCCAATCACGCATTGGCGAAAAACCCGATTCGCGAGTACCTGTCAGACGGCTGGAGGACGATGTCGGAGTTGATGCAGTTGTTGGAGCAACTCGACCGCCCGCTGTTGAAAACGCAGTCGGTACTAGAGTTCGCGGCGGGATTTGGCCGGTTTACCCGCCATCTCGCCCATGCCTTGCCTGGGCGTGTAACCTGTACCGACATTCAACCGGGTTCGATTGAATTTCTGCGCGATCAGTTCGGCGTGGATGCATTTTATTCCGCGTCAAATCCTGAGGAGATTGTTTATCCGCGGCAATATGAACTCATCTTTGTGCTCTCCCTGTTCACGCATTTGCCGGTGGAACGATGGGGCGCATGGCTGAAACACCTGCATCGTGGGCTTGCACCGGGTGGGTTGCTGGTGTTCAGCGTGCACAACGAGAAAGCCGCGATGGAGGAGGGCGTTACGTTCGACCAGCGCGGAACGCATTTCATTCGCTCCAGCGAATCTCCCCAACTGGGCGCCGATGAATATGGCACGACCTTTACGACCGACAGTTTTGTCACCGCGCAGATTGAGTCCGCGCTGGGTTGCAAGCCAGTGTTGCACAAGCATATTGCGTTTTGGGTTGGGCAGGATGCGGTGGTTGTTTCGGCTTGATCGCGGCTGACCCGCTCGAAACCTGTCCATGCGCTCCCTCCAAATTTCCAACGCGCGTGCAATGCTGTTTGCGAAAATCGCGGCCGGCATCGCGATTTTCGTGGCCCCGTTCTGGGCGAGCGCAGGGGTTCGGGGTGCCATGTTGTTGCTGGCGAGCGTGGCCATACTGTTTGTTCATATTCGAAACGGACAACTGAAGTATTTGCTTCCACGCGAAAAGATACTCGCTGTGGCTGTTGCCATCTGGCTGATATCCGCATCGGCATGGTCGCTGCTGGGTCAGTCTGCGATGGAGAGCCTTTCGGTCGTCAAACGGGACATCTTCACTTCGGTGCTGGCGTTTTTTGTCTTTTACGCCTTGACGCGAACGCGCGACGATTTGATGCGCTGGATCAGCGTCCTGAACGCGGGCCTTGTCATCTTGACCGGCATGTTGATCTTTGATCCGACCGACCCGCGGGCATTCGGCCCCGCTCGTGAATACGTGGATGTCGGTTGGCTGACGGCCTGGCTGGTGATGGTCGCGCCCCTCATGGCGGTATTGATGTTTCCACCTCGTTCGCTGCGCCGTGGCGCGACGATCCTGCTTATCGTCGGATTGGTATGTATGCTGTGGTCGGCATGGCTATCCGGCAATCGCATGATATGGATTTGTTTTGCCACAACAGTGACGATCAGTGCCGCTATTGCGAGCCGGGGCCGCACGACCAGACCTGATCGAATGCGATTGTTTTTCGTCGTTGCCGGACTGCTCGCCTTGATCGGTTTATTGATGGTCGCGTCAATGCAGTTTCGGGCGGAGGCTGAGGCACCGGGCGGCGCCGGTTCGATGGCATTGATGCTGCACGATAGCCGCGTACAACTTTGGCGCGTGGCGTGGGAAATGATTCGCGAACGCCCGTTTTTTGGCTACGGCTACAGCAATCCGGAATTCCCGGGAATTTTTGCCGCCCATTTCGATCCGGGATGGAGGCACCTTTTTCGGCATGCCCACAACGTGTTCCTGAACTACATGCTGCAAATGGGGGTGATGGGCGCGGTCGTCATTCTTTTTCTGTTCGCGGCACTGGGCAGGACATTCGTCAAATGCGTACAAGCAGGCGGGCTTGCGCGCCTTGCCGGCTATTGCGGCATCGCATTGGTGGTTGCCGTATTTTTGCGAAATTCGACCGATGATTTTTTCACGCGACACGCCGTCCAGTTTTTCGGCGCCTTTGCGGGCATGTTGCTGGGACTGGCGACGCATCGCCCGCCGCTGAATACCGGCCCGGCGAAAAATCGCGGTTAGTCGCTCGCCAAATACGCATCGACATCTGTAGCGGCGTTCCTATTACACGGCGCCACATGCGCGTCATTATTCTCGTTTTCGCGCGGCGAGGAGCGAAAGGTAGAGATTTTTGAGGAGCGTGTACATCTTGTCGGCCGTGAAATATTCTTCGACCCGACCTCTTGCGGCATTGCCCAGCTTTTTGCAGTGCGCCGGATTTTCCAGTACCGACAGCATTGCCTGTTCAAACTTGGCCAGGTTTCCCGCTGGAATCAGGATGCCCGTCTCGCCATCCTCAATTGAATCCACCAGGCCAACAATGTCCGAGCCAATCGTCGGCAAACCCGCCGCTGCCGCATCAATGACGATGGATCCAAATCCCTCCCGGTAGCTTGGCAGGCAAAGCACATTGCTGATGGACAAATACAGGCGGTGATTCTGCGTCATGCCAATATCGCTTACGTTCGTGAATAACGCGGGAGTAGTTGCCCTCAGCGCCACAAGTTCACCATCTGATTCGTCCGGTCCGACGAATAACAATTTGGCGTCCGGATGCGCGTTCCGCACGCGCGAAAAGGCCGTGAGCATATCAATGGCGCCCTTATCGCGGCTTTTCCGGGCGATGAAAGCGAACACAAAATCTCCTTGGCGGATCCCGATTTCATCCTTCAGGCGCTCGTGCCCGGCCTCCAGACCCGGGCGATCAAAGTGTGAAAGCTCGACCCCGGACAACGAACCCTTTCCCAGCGCGGGCAAAGGTCCGCCGTGATTCGAAATATGGTGCTCGTGAAGAAACCTTGATTGCGACGGGCTGTCCGTCAGGCACACGGTGTTCAGCGCATTGACGGTTCTATCCAGCATGTAGAGGAAAAAGCGCGGCACCGGATTCCGGTTGACCCACGTCTGTCCGGTAAACGTATGAATTCGAATCGGTACGCGGCAAATGAAACCCGCCAATGCGCTGAGCAATCCCGCCTTCGGCATGATCGAATGGACGATGTCGGGTTTGTGCGCCCGTAAAAAGCGGCAAAGCGCC
The Betaproteobacteria bacterium genome window above contains:
- a CDS encoding tetratricopeptide repeat protein, with translation MVTASEEMYFVTAVRLVRDVNFMTETRKKIDAAIMIAAADAHTHALEKAIVEIATRKPVAASMQLTARQFFHTLHDAMRRLSKAGDDKERFAIAATFAELRNEQPDYPPLLRAQCELAQSLQDLPLAADCLATLLEKFPDDIDARLQLATFLVDQGAAADALRVLDDASMLPGTNVQALKLRVRAHGHLRRWEVARQYSELVVEYAPADVQALFWHGMVLSHTGEIDAALETLNRTLILAPDHAEAAYHAGVLLAELGNHADAEKVFRRALKIVPTPATHFRLLHCMKSRQQPSDWLAEARRFVSAYPDIEFSRLIESRIARRQGELAREAEILLPLAEQAAALDDDALVCELVGELLSILPYHDVSPRLLQRLHSRYNAAARVIHPQLVALRAPSELASGKLKIGYLVDFSLPLVEDLIVSLAVHANRTRLVMTVYAVSPLNSVPQLRLDSVGVGVVILAGLDEHRSAWKIRADHVDILVDASSFGLYAKPGLRSYRPAPIQIGLPGFGQPAGIGDFDFLISDRTMTLAMEADSILPAPLFVETCALPVLPGIPDATQFTRAFLGIGDNTAIFGVLAPVEMISSRCVGLWKILAERLPDAAFLVSPLDSDDVAPIRNILIAAGIDSARILSITTPHSSTFVPALSGIVDVVLDTIPGGDYFSVRTSLILGIPIVTMPGRMPEERVGLTILSHLGMASPLAASGRDYVDTASRLAVDPDERAVQSKRIRASWMDASLPGMPFSMQEFTRCFETAIFGAWERHSQSCLETKT
- a CDS encoding tetratricopeptide repeat protein, whose amino-acid sequence is MTDVATTLEQAVALLQNGRVEAGLGQLASLARSRPTDADVFSWLAIANVRIRKFQEAQRAIERAIELNPTNAGLYLTAANIQQDLGNLPAAVDLLRQAIRILPTFAEGHNNLGIILTDLGRIDEAMPAFHEAIRLKPGYARAYANLAAAQLRSLQFENALASAKRAAELKPDYAHAHHLSGNALAMAGDALAAEAALRTALRLKPDFVESSLLLAKTLIKLKRPEEAEVVLQQALSFSPQRHEIFTTLGDIAAARDDLAVATKAFQHALALRPDDLSTTTRAALLLPNVYTSELHLEACRDRIIQGIAGLYDRAEALSQSLLPERFGDTLPNSFLLAYQGRNDRDLQRAYADFVRRIADHVLPLEVRALANEIALDRRIRVGFCSRFFYRSTAGNYFASWITDLDRSVFEVFLYHTHVMEDDLTAQLRAAADHFIQSEESFNFFMKRIRADQLDILVYPELGMDRVVFLLAALRLAPVQVCGWGHPVTPGHRTIDYFLSCAAMEPEDAQAHYNERLLLLPGIGTRYELPRLSPEAAKKTRSDYQLPGDRHLYLFPQSLFKVHPANDRLLVQAMANDEQGILVMFAGQNQHITQKFVTRLSMAFTELGLAPQGRVKILPAVNHDDYKRINQLCDVMLDTLHWSGGNTSLDALAMGLPIVTLPGEFMRGRQTMAMLKLLGVEELIAASTEEYLAIAHKLAKDHLYRDEISQRILKHRDRLFNDPVPPKVFGQLLEKLVRDPHSLDVAGNTMDKNGQ
- a CDS encoding class I SAM-dependent methyltransferase, translating into MHVNCVIDPHDDIFRFFANHALAKNPIREYLSDGWRTMSELMQLLEQLDRPLLKTQSVLEFAAGFGRFTRHLAHALPGRVTCTDIQPGSIEFLRDQFGVDAFYSASNPEEIVYPRQYELIFVLSLFTHLPVERWGAWLKHLHRGLAPGGLLVFSVHNEKAAMEEGVTFDQRGTHFIRSSESPQLGADEYGTTFTTDSFVTAQIESALGCKPVLHKHIAFWVGQDAVVVSA
- a CDS encoding O-antigen ligase family protein codes for the protein MRSLQISNARAMLFAKIAAGIAIFVAPFWASAGVRGAMLLLASVAILFVHIRNGQLKYLLPREKILAVAVAIWLISASAWSLLGQSAMESLSVVKRDIFTSVLAFFVFYALTRTRDDLMRWISVLNAGLVILTGMLIFDPTDPRAFGPAREYVDVGWLTAWLVMVAPLMAVLMFPPRSLRRGATILLIVGLVCMLWSAWLSGNRMIWICFATTVTISAAIASRGRTTRPDRMRLFFVVAGLLALIGLLMVASMQFRAEAEAPGGAGSMALMLHDSRVQLWRVAWEMIRERPFFGYGYSNPEFPGIFAAHFDPGWRHLFRHAHNVFLNYMLQMGVMGAVVILFLFAALGRTFVKCVQAGGLARLAGYCGIALVVAVFLRNSTDDFFTRHAVQFFGAFAGMLLGLATHRPPLNTGPAKNRG
- a CDS encoding glycosyltransferase, which produces MMLNTPKPKVVRVVTASYVVPWHLGNTLRRLPADFEVHVVGQDVSSNKDAYPGVQWVDIDLNRKVSLLADLRSLWALCRFLRAHKPDIVHSIMPKAGLLSALAGFICRVPIRIHTFTGQTWVNRNPVPRFFLYMLDRTVNALNTVCLTDSPSQSRFLHEHHISNHGGPLPALGKGSLSGVELSHFDRPGLEAGHERLKDEIGIRQGDFVFAFIARKSRDKGAIDMLTAFSRVRNAHPDAKLLFVGPDESDGELVALRATTPALFTNVSDIGMTQNHRLYLSISNVLCLPSYREGFGSIVIDAAAAGLPTIGSDIVGLVDSIEDGETGILIPAGNLAKFEQAMLSVLENPAHCKKLGNAARGRVEEYFTADKMYTLLKNLYLSLLAARKRE